Proteins encoded together in one uncultured Sphaerochaeta sp. window:
- a CDS encoding AraC family transcriptional regulator gives MREEHKEAVQRMLEFIDEHLSIPITLHQLAQAAQYSPWHSARMFKEATGMAPFTYLRHRRLSEAARRLEKPEQKVVDVAFDFVFDSHEGFTRAFSKQFGMNPHEFRQHWNEFVTNRAARHTTTPKQDSEGDETMKTVFVQVVDRPERKAIVKSSQKATDYFSYCEEVGCDVWEVLSSIKEALYEPVGMWMPEKLRRIGTGEYMQGVEVPKDFAGTVPKGYDLIDLPACQMMIFQGPPFEDEDYEEAIAGLWDVMKKYDPTFYGFAWADEDGPRFQMEPLGYRGYIEARPCKRI, from the coding sequence ATGAGAGAAGAACACAAAGAAGCGGTCCAAAGGATGCTGGAGTTTATTGATGAGCATCTAAGCATACCGATCACACTACATCAACTGGCACAGGCTGCCCAGTATTCCCCCTGGCATAGCGCGCGAATGTTCAAGGAGGCTACTGGTATGGCTCCATTCACCTACTTGAGGCACCGACGTTTGAGTGAAGCCGCAAGAAGATTGGAGAAGCCAGAACAGAAGGTAGTGGATGTGGCGTTTGATTTTGTGTTTGATTCGCATGAAGGCTTCACCCGTGCATTCTCAAAACAGTTTGGAATGAACCCCCATGAGTTCAGGCAGCACTGGAATGAGTTTGTCACGAATAGAGCTGCACGTCACACAACAACTCCTAAACAAGATTCTGAAGGAGATGAGACTATGAAGACAGTATTCGTACAAGTGGTGGATCGACCGGAGCGAAAAGCTATTGTGAAGAGCTCGCAAAAGGCAACTGATTACTTTTCCTATTGTGAAGAAGTTGGTTGTGATGTTTGGGAGGTACTGAGTTCAATCAAGGAAGCACTCTACGAACCGGTAGGGATGTGGATGCCTGAGAAGTTGAGAAGAATCGGAACTGGTGAATACATGCAGGGGGTAGAGGTTCCCAAAGACTTTGCTGGAACTGTTCCCAAGGGGTACGATCTGATTGATCTGCCTGCATGCCAGATGATGATATTCCAGGGTCCTCCGTTCGAGGATGAGGACTATGAGGAAGCAATAGCAGGACTGTGGGATGTGATGAAGAAGTATGATCCAACATTCTACGGATTTGCCTGGGCAGACGAAGATGGTCCCAGGTTCCAGATGGAGCCATTGGGGTATCGAGGATATATAGAAGCAAGGCCATGTAAGAGGATTTGA
- a CDS encoding dihydrodipicolinate synthase family protein — protein MKTMRLDRIGGVIPALLTCFDTNENFDEQCQRSVVRFLLSKGVDGLYLTGSTGETFLMDGEERKKVVEVVSDEVAGRVPIIVHVGDIGTKKSIKLAEHAYEHGAAAISSVPPFYWKFSSDEVYRYYQELSGSVPLPMIVYNVALAGAVDFDQIKRLASLDQVEGIKYTASTHHEILRIKEEIGKDFKVYSGSDEMALSGLAYGSDGLIGSFYNVIPELFIGLYTAYKRDDWEQAKLLQRQADAIIFCVLKYPMHASMKCMLSWIGIDAGTVRKPFSSLDGEAEKNLKKELRIIRDAYSIKDVAVLEAL, from the coding sequence ATGAAGACTATGCGACTGGACCGCATCGGTGGAGTGATTCCTGCTCTACTGACATGTTTCGATACAAACGAGAATTTCGATGAGCAGTGCCAACGCTCTGTAGTACGATTCCTCCTCTCCAAGGGTGTTGATGGACTGTATCTGACAGGGAGTACCGGAGAGACGTTCCTCATGGATGGAGAAGAGAGAAAGAAGGTTGTGGAGGTCGTCTCGGATGAGGTGGCAGGTCGGGTGCCCATCATTGTCCACGTTGGAGATATCGGGACGAAGAAATCCATCAAGCTTGCTGAGCATGCCTATGAGCATGGCGCTGCAGCTATCTCCTCTGTTCCTCCATTCTACTGGAAGTTCTCTTCAGATGAGGTGTATCGATACTACCAGGAACTTAGTGGTTCTGTTCCTCTCCCTATGATCGTCTACAATGTTGCATTGGCCGGAGCGGTGGACTTTGACCAGATTAAGCGCCTTGCTTCGCTTGACCAGGTGGAAGGTATCAAGTATACGGCAAGCACTCACCATGAGATTCTTAGGATCAAGGAAGAGATCGGGAAGGATTTCAAGGTATACTCTGGCAGTGATGAGATGGCACTCTCCGGTTTGGCCTATGGTAGTGATGGCCTTATCGGCAGCTTCTACAATGTCATTCCAGAACTGTTCATTGGCCTCTATACCGCATATAAGAGAGATGACTGGGAACAGGCGAAGCTCTTGCAGCGCCAGGCTGATGCCATCATCTTCTGTGTCCTTAAGTATCCCATGCATGCAAGCATGAAGTGTATGCTCAGTTGGATAGGTATAGATGCAGGAACCGTGAGAAAACCTTTCTCTTCACTTGATGGTGAAGCGGAAAAGAATCTCAAGAAAGAACTACGGATAATTCGTGATGCCTATAGCATCAAGGACGTAGCGGTATTGGAAGCGCTCTAA
- a CDS encoding GNAT family N-acetyltransferase, which translates to MEQTVIYLELGSASLATNQGYLAMCKHIRREVFVRGQGVSEAIDFDGKDPDCGHLLLLIGDEAVGTVRIRVTEKGTKLERIAVLSTYRGLHYGELLVRCALSVAHGPVYIHAQIQSEGFYQKLGFVAEDQSIFYEANIPHRTMIWPHEEGVAPCPITIPS; encoded by the coding sequence ATGGAACAGACTGTCATATACCTTGAGCTAGGGAGTGCTTCCCTGGCTACCAATCAGGGCTATCTTGCAATGTGCAAGCACATACGACGTGAGGTTTTCGTCAGAGGACAAGGCGTAAGCGAAGCCATCGACTTCGACGGGAAAGATCCCGACTGTGGTCATCTCCTGCTGCTCATCGGTGATGAAGCAGTAGGGACTGTACGTATCCGAGTGACAGAAAAAGGAACCAAACTGGAACGCATTGCTGTACTCTCCACCTATCGTGGATTGCATTATGGAGAGCTCTTGGTACGTTGTGCATTGAGCGTTGCCCATGGACCAGTCTATATCCATGCCCAGATTCAGAGCGAGGGATTTTATCAGAAGCTTGGCTTCGTTGCAGAAGATCAGAGTATCTTCTATGAAGCAAACATCCCACACCGAACCATGATCTGGCCCCACGAAGAAGGAGTTGCACCTTGCCCTATCACAATACCATCGTAA
- a CDS encoding Ldh family oxidoreductase: MKYMDEYAEQYEDCAWIPFGELEKFMEEALVHAGVPKDDAKIIGDVLIASDKRGIDSHGIGRLKPIYIDRIDIGIMNPVTEIEVLKDQAATAVLDAHNGMGHVAGYKAMEMAIEKAKKYGLGMVAVRNSNHYGIAGYYATMATDAGMIGITGTNARPSIAPTHGVENMLGTNPLTFGIPTDEEFPFVLDCATSVSQRGKIEVYGRAGKELPEGWVLDHEGKTRTDTQQVLKDLTTGMAALTPLGGIGEMTGGYKGFGYATVVEILSAALQDGSWMKALNGFDDEHKPIPYPLGHFFIAINPEFFMGLGIFKKIAGTICRELRDSKKAPGEDYIFTAGEKEHLAYQYRKEHGCPVPPSLQKVMTTLRDRFKMDYQWDFEK; the protein is encoded by the coding sequence ATGAAGTATATGGATGAGTATGCAGAACAGTATGAAGATTGTGCATGGATCCCTTTCGGTGAATTGGAAAAGTTCATGGAAGAAGCCTTGGTACATGCAGGAGTACCCAAAGATGATGCAAAGATCATTGGTGATGTACTGATCGCAAGTGACAAACGTGGAATTGACAGCCATGGAATCGGAAGACTGAAGCCAATCTACATCGACCGTATTGACATCGGGATCATGAACCCTGTCACAGAGATCGAGGTCTTGAAGGATCAGGCAGCAACTGCAGTCCTCGATGCCCACAATGGAATGGGACATGTTGCCGGTTACAAGGCAATGGAAATGGCAATCGAGAAGGCAAAGAAGTATGGTCTTGGTATGGTTGCTGTGCGCAACTCCAACCACTACGGAATTGCTGGCTACTATGCCACCATGGCGACCGATGCAGGAATGATCGGAATCACAGGCACCAATGCCCGTCCCTCCATTGCTCCCACACATGGCGTAGAGAACATGCTTGGGACCAACCCTCTTACCTTCGGTATCCCAACCGATGAGGAGTTCCCCTTCGTGCTGGACTGTGCCACCAGCGTCTCTCAGAGAGGTAAGATTGAAGTATATGGCCGTGCAGGAAAGGAATTGCCTGAAGGGTGGGTACTCGACCATGAAGGAAAGACCAGGACCGATACGCAGCAGGTGCTCAAGGACCTGACCACAGGTATGGCTGCCCTCACTCCGCTCGGCGGAATCGGGGAGATGACCGGAGGCTATAAGGGCTTCGGGTATGCAACCGTGGTTGAGATTCTCTCAGCTGCCTTGCAGGATGGTTCCTGGATGAAGGCTCTCAATGGATTTGATGATGAGCATAAGCCCATCCCGTATCCACTTGGGCACTTCTTCATTGCCATCAACCCAGAGTTCTTCATGGGGTTGGGAATTTTCAAGAAAATTGCTGGAACCATATGTCGTGAGCTTCGTGACAGCAAGAAGGCACCAGGGGAAGATTACATCTTCACAGCAGGAGAGAAAGAGCATCTGGCGTACCAGTATAGAAAGGAACATGGATGCCCGGTTCCTCCAAGCCTCCAGAAGGTCATGACCACCCTTCGTGACCGGTTCAAGATGGACTATCAGTGGGATTTCGAAAAATAA
- a CDS encoding alpha-galactosidase, with product MISKKDRLFNLSTKKTTYLFAITETGHLEHLYYGRYLSKDTISIDALAEKRSISIGTGTAYDSDHPTLFFNNLCMEYSTMGKGDYRESSVDISYSRGMQTLDFIVKSYRILPGKPRTFSGLPESYGDKTTCTTLEVMLKEACLPLRLALTYTVFEDSNVITRRATLYNDSNEEVTIKNLASAQLDLDTDDWKLVTFDGAWSRERYMHERPLAPGIMVNDSKSGLSSAEHNPCIFLTKDNGETIGMNLIYSSNHRELVETSSYGKVRVLTGINPATFSWNLAPQDRFQTPEAVMTYSPDALNGASQNFHHFINNHIIRGPWKFRERPVLINNWEATYFKFTEDKLINLAKESANLGIELFVLDDGWFGLRNDDTTSLGDWTVNPKKLPSGLENLSLEVHRLGMMFGLWVEPEMVSIESQLYKKHPDWMIAIPGRRPSVGRNQYILDLTRIDVRDYLYKQLSDVWHFANVNYIKWDMNRVFSDLYSANREMKDHGEFFHRYILGLYELLEKLTTAFPNVLFESCASGGNRFDLGMLCYMPQTWTSDNTDALSRLYIQEGTSCGYPLSTMGSHVSDSPNHQTLRRSDLESRFNVAAFGVLGYELDVTKLKGQQKDAIKAQIAFYKAHRALLQYGTFTRVKLANSISNQVIWAVASQDKSELLVLFAQKLNPANPGSDKLRVEAVDLNAVYEVFPRQQRIDIKMFGNLLNRVSPLPITEGGIAQDTISKAVSLDSEVEHYRVTGEQVAWAGIKLNQQFGGTGYDAMTRVLGDFGSRIYIFKKIK from the coding sequence ATGATTTCCAAGAAGGACCGACTTTTCAATCTATCCACGAAGAAAACCACCTACCTGTTCGCCATAACCGAAACAGGACACCTTGAACACCTCTATTATGGCAGATATCTCAGTAAAGATACCATCAGCATTGATGCATTGGCAGAGAAAAGGAGTATCAGCATTGGCACAGGCACGGCCTATGACAGTGACCACCCAACCCTCTTCTTCAACAACCTCTGTATGGAATACTCTACCATGGGCAAAGGTGATTATCGAGAGAGTTCGGTCGATATTTCTTATTCACGTGGTATGCAGACACTCGATTTCATCGTAAAGAGCTATCGAATCCTTCCTGGAAAGCCAAGGACCTTCAGTGGCTTGCCCGAATCCTATGGGGACAAGACCACCTGTACCACCTTGGAAGTTATGCTCAAGGAAGCCTGTCTTCCCCTTCGACTTGCCCTCACCTACACAGTCTTCGAGGACAGCAATGTCATCACAAGGCGAGCCACCCTGTACAATGACAGCAACGAGGAAGTTACGATCAAGAATCTTGCATCAGCACAGCTTGATCTTGATACCGATGATTGGAAGCTGGTTACCTTTGACGGGGCATGGTCGAGGGAGCGGTACATGCATGAACGCCCTCTTGCCCCTGGTATCATGGTCAACGACAGCAAGAGCGGCCTCAGTAGCGCTGAACACAACCCCTGTATCTTCCTCACCAAGGATAATGGGGAGACCATCGGAATGAACCTCATCTACAGCTCCAACCATCGCGAGCTGGTGGAAACCTCCTCCTACGGGAAGGTCAGGGTACTGACAGGGATCAATCCGGCAACATTCAGTTGGAACCTTGCTCCGCAAGACCGCTTCCAAACCCCTGAGGCGGTAATGACCTACTCCCCTGATGCACTAAACGGAGCAAGCCAGAACTTCCACCACTTCATCAACAACCACATCATTCGTGGTCCCTGGAAGTTCCGTGAACGACCGGTCCTGATCAACAATTGGGAAGCGACCTACTTCAAATTCACAGAAGATAAACTTATCAATCTGGCAAAGGAGAGTGCCAACCTCGGTATTGAACTGTTCGTCCTCGATGATGGCTGGTTCGGCTTACGTAATGATGACACCACCAGTCTTGGGGACTGGACCGTGAATCCCAAGAAACTCCCTTCAGGGTTGGAAAACCTCTCTCTTGAAGTACACAGGCTTGGTATGATGTTCGGTCTCTGGGTGGAGCCAGAGATGGTAAGTATTGAGAGTCAGCTGTACAAGAAACACCCCGACTGGATGATCGCCATACCTGGAAGGCGTCCAAGCGTTGGACGGAACCAGTATATTCTCGACCTAACCAGGATTGATGTACGAGATTACCTTTACAAGCAACTCTCGGATGTTTGGCATTTTGCAAATGTGAACTATATTAAGTGGGATATGAACCGTGTATTCAGTGACCTCTATAGCGCAAACAGAGAAATGAAAGACCATGGTGAATTCTTCCATCGCTATATTCTGGGGCTCTATGAACTGCTGGAGAAGCTTACTACAGCGTTCCCCAATGTACTCTTTGAATCATGCGCAAGTGGTGGCAACCGTTTCGACCTGGGAATGCTCTGCTACATGCCCCAAACCTGGACCAGTGACAATACTGATGCACTCAGCCGTCTGTATATCCAGGAAGGCACCAGCTGTGGTTATCCGCTCTCAACCATGGGAAGCCATGTGAGCGACTCTCCCAATCACCAGACCTTGAGAAGGTCGGACCTGGAGTCCCGCTTCAATGTTGCAGCTTTCGGTGTCCTTGGGTATGAGTTGGATGTCACCAAGCTCAAAGGGCAACAGAAAGATGCCATCAAGGCACAGATTGCCTTCTACAAGGCACACCGCGCACTGTTGCAGTACGGTACCTTTACCAGAGTGAAACTGGCAAACAGTATATCGAACCAAGTAATCTGGGCAGTAGCAAGCCAGGACAAGAGCGAGCTCCTGGTGCTTTTCGCCCAGAAGCTCAATCCTGCAAATCCAGGCTCAGACAAGCTACGCGTGGAGGCTGTTGATCTGAATGCGGTCTATGAGGTATTCCCTCGTCAGCAGCGTATCGATATCAAGATGTTCGGGAATTTGCTCAACCGGGTCAGTCCTCTCCCCATAACCGAGGGAGGTATCGCTCAGGACACCATCAGCAAAGCTGTCTCCCTGGATAGTGAGGTTGAACACTACCGAGTTACCGGAGAGCAGGTTGCCTGGGCAGGTATCAAGCTGAACCAGCAGTTTGGTGGAACCGGATATGATGCCATGACCAGGGTCTTGGGTGACTTCGGCAGCAGAATCTATATCTTCAAGAAGATAAAGTAG
- a CDS encoding DeoR/GlpR family DNA-binding transcription regulator yields MSTIPASRQHDILTLIRQEGSVTVSLLAEQFSVSELTIRRDLDHLAKKGLVERTHGGATARRNLPVEPDYLQKASEYPQEKAAIAETVASFVEEGDTLYINSGSTTFEVIRAVASLEKRVTIVTNNIDAVYLCKESEHIRLILAGGIYRNRSHSVSGSLSSLIVSQIHANKAIIGVDGFSPSAGLTTPILEEAETTRAMIEHTVGKVFVVAASNKIGVVSNFKTVSLDQVDALVTDGKGADIVQQMEIPESLEIIVATNTRSAV; encoded by the coding sequence ATGTCAACCATACCAGCAAGCAGACAGCATGATATTCTCACCCTCATCCGACAGGAGGGGAGTGTGACGGTCAGCTTGCTCGCGGAACAGTTTTCTGTCAGTGAACTTACCATCAGACGAGATTTGGACCACCTTGCAAAGAAGGGCTTGGTAGAACGTACCCATGGAGGGGCAACGGCCAGAAGAAATCTTCCAGTGGAACCTGATTACCTACAGAAAGCAAGTGAATACCCCCAGGAGAAAGCTGCAATCGCGGAGACTGTTGCTTCCTTCGTGGAAGAAGGTGATACCCTCTATATCAATAGTGGTTCCACCACGTTTGAAGTGATCAGGGCCGTAGCATCCTTGGAGAAGCGGGTAACCATCGTCACCAACAACATAGATGCAGTCTACCTCTGTAAAGAGAGTGAACACATCAGGCTCATACTTGCCGGTGGCATCTACCGAAACAGAAGCCATTCAGTTTCAGGTTCCCTCTCTTCCCTGATCGTAAGCCAGATACATGCAAACAAAGCCATCATAGGTGTGGATGGGTTTTCCCCATCAGCAGGACTTACCACTCCAATCCTGGAAGAGGCTGAGACTACCAGAGCCATGATAGAGCACACGGTAGGTAAAGTGTTTGTCGTTGCAGCAAGCAACAAGATCGGGGTGGTGTCAAACTTCAAGACTGTCTCCCTTGACCAGGTCGATGCCTTGGTAACGGACGGAAAGGGAGCAGACATAGTACAGCAAATGGAGATTCCAGAGAGTCTGGAAATTATCGTAGCAACCAATACAAGGAGTGCCGTATGA
- a CDS encoding transposase: MIDANAKPMKIIRVTNKKNGVTYLYEDQAFWNSEKKRGEHKRKCIGRLGPDGSEIYNDFYLAREEAVKAENPLVSKTTLMGQNLILDKVVKDVGIKGVLKEAFGSDDADAILQLARYSVCEGKALSRAEDWLNDRGFNGSALCSQRISELLASLSDDRRNTFFKLWINKQAKKKALLFDITSISSYGKNNTYVERGYNRDHENLRQINLGLLSAHSSNVPLWYSELPGSMADSIVLDHVLGSLEKLDVKDINLVGDRGFSSEANLRNIAGKGQKFTIPVPSSLKWQKELIDKVRDSIRRPANIIRKPEDDKSYIYGVTDYKTESYGRTWRHVYFDPVRKEQDIASLMLKLRKCEEELASGDTFEKHKNLYDTYFTVKETPKRGRKVSLNEQAVNAYINGYSGFWIILTNAEKDASKALGHYNRRGDIEFHFDDMKNLLDCNRLNVHGEKTMKGRLFVNFITLILLNELRSKVSAIKPRDRKYWDLKDMLNKVATYSRIHFTGTYKDLWTVPTKAQRLVFDLLKIEYHWKGETMNVEELNKAIDDDEQEDEET, translated from the coding sequence ATGATAGATGCCAATGCAAAACCGATGAAAATCATCCGTGTCACCAACAAGAAGAACGGTGTCACCTACCTCTACGAGGACCAGGCCTTCTGGAACAGCGAGAAGAAGCGCGGCGAGCACAAGCGCAAGTGTATCGGCCGCCTCGGGCCGGATGGAAGCGAGATATACAACGATTTCTACCTGGCCAGGGAGGAAGCCGTCAAGGCCGAGAATCCGCTTGTCTCGAAAACCACCCTGATGGGACAGAACCTCATCCTGGACAAGGTGGTCAAGGACGTCGGCATCAAGGGGGTACTCAAGGAAGCATTCGGAAGCGATGACGCCGATGCCATCCTCCAGCTTGCAAGGTACAGCGTCTGCGAGGGCAAGGCCCTCAGCAGAGCCGAGGATTGGCTGAATGACCGTGGGTTCAACGGCAGCGCACTGTGTTCGCAGCGCATCAGCGAGTTGCTTGCCTCTTTATCCGACGACAGGCGCAACACCTTCTTCAAGCTTTGGATCAACAAGCAGGCGAAGAAAAAGGCACTGCTGTTCGATATCACCAGCATATCCTCATATGGAAAGAACAACACCTATGTGGAACGAGGGTACAACCGAGATCACGAGAACCTGAGACAAATAAATCTAGGCCTTCTCAGTGCTCACTCGTCGAACGTCCCTCTCTGGTATTCGGAGCTGCCCGGAAGCATGGCGGACTCCATCGTCCTCGACCATGTGCTGGGCAGCCTGGAAAAGCTCGATGTGAAGGACATCAACCTGGTGGGGGACCGGGGGTTCTCCAGCGAGGCGAACCTCAGGAACATAGCAGGGAAGGGGCAGAAGTTCACCATCCCCGTACCATCCAGCCTCAAGTGGCAGAAGGAATTGATCGACAAGGTCAGGGACTCAATCCGGAGACCCGCCAACATCATCCGCAAACCCGAGGACGACAAGTCCTACATCTATGGCGTCACCGACTACAAGACTGAGTCCTACGGCAGGACCTGGAGGCATGTCTACTTCGACCCCGTCAGGAAGGAGCAGGACATCGCATCGCTGATGCTCAAGCTGAGAAAGTGCGAGGAGGAGCTTGCAAGCGGGGATACCTTCGAGAAGCACAAGAACCTGTACGACACCTACTTCACCGTCAAGGAAACCCCCAAGAGGGGAAGGAAAGTCAGCCTGAACGAACAGGCCGTCAATGCCTACATCAACGGCTACAGCGGGTTCTGGATCATCCTCACCAATGCGGAGAAGGATGCATCAAAGGCCCTGGGGCACTACAATCGCAGGGGCGACATCGAGTTCCACTTCGATGACATGAAGAACCTGTTGGACTGCAACAGGCTCAATGTCCATGGTGAGAAAACCATGAAAGGGAGGCTGTTCGTCAACTTCATCACCCTCATCCTGCTCAATGAGCTGAGAAGCAAGGTCTCGGCCATCAAGCCCAGGGACAGGAAGTACTGGGATCTGAAGGACATGTTGAACAAGGTGGCAACCTATTCCAGAATCCACTTCACCGGCACCTACAAGGACCTGTGGACGGTGCCGACCAAGGCACAGAGGCTGGTCTTCGACCTCCTGAAGATAGAGTACCATTGGAAGGGAGAGACAATGAATGTCGAGGAGCTCAACAAGGCTATAGATGATGATGAACAGGAAGACGAGGAGACCTAG
- a CDS encoding NAD(P)H-dependent glycerol-3-phosphate dehydrogenase, whose protein sequence is MPYHNTIVIAGAGVFGTAMAERLSWNTNNTVILWSIEKDVVEDINRNHRNTKYFPTHFLNTSIRATSDKQIFRSADCILLVIPSKVIVSFTEEIKAYTKEDCLVINLAKGMSDDGAFITEQIPFPRTASMKGPTFAIEVLHGLPSSFTFGGKREDYDRFKREVLKDTGLYLDYTEDIRSVELMSILKNMYAIAIGLVSGRFNSPNVDFLIYTKAVGEMRRFLSLFGCSTETIFCYCGLGDLGLTSLNDLSRNRTLGLLMGKGFSIDNSGSSATVIEGSRTVKLMGELTRERHVEEEFPLVQALYRMMYEHENLNDYMRAVFN, encoded by the coding sequence TTGCCCTATCACAATACCATCGTAATTGCAGGAGCCGGCGTGTTTGGCACCGCCATGGCTGAACGGCTCTCTTGGAATACCAACAATACCGTCATCCTCTGGTCCATTGAAAAGGACGTCGTAGAGGATATCAATAGAAACCATCGGAATACCAAGTACTTCCCTACCCACTTCCTGAACACCAGTATCAGAGCAACAAGCGACAAGCAGATTTTCCGCAGTGCTGACTGCATACTTCTTGTCATCCCCTCCAAGGTCATCGTCTCTTTTACCGAGGAGATCAAGGCATATACGAAGGAAGATTGTCTTGTGATAAACCTGGCAAAGGGTATGAGTGATGATGGGGCATTTATCACCGAACAAATTCCCTTTCCCAGAACAGCAAGCATGAAGGGACCAACCTTCGCAATTGAAGTTCTGCATGGACTACCCTCTTCCTTTACCTTTGGGGGCAAGAGAGAGGACTATGACCGTTTCAAGAGAGAAGTACTCAAGGACACCGGTCTCTACCTGGACTACACTGAAGATATCCGCTCAGTCGAGCTCATGAGTATCCTAAAGAACATGTATGCCATTGCAATCGGACTGGTCAGTGGCCGGTTCAACTCTCCTAATGTGGACTTTCTCATCTATACGAAGGCAGTTGGAGAAATGCGTCGTTTTCTCAGCCTATTCGGTTGCAGCACAGAGACCATCTTCTGCTACTGCGGTCTTGGAGACCTGGGCCTGACCAGTCTCAATGACCTCTCCAGGAACAGGACACTCGGTCTCTTGATGGGAAAAGGATTCTCCATCGACAATAGTGGGAGCTCAGCAACGGTCATAGAAGGAAGCAGAACCGTCAAGCTCATGGGAGAACTCACCCGTGAGAGACATGTTGAAGAGGAATTCCCCCTTGTACAGGCTCTCTATAGGATGATGTATGAGCATGAGAATCTCAACGACTATATGAGAGCGGTGTTCAACTAA
- a CDS encoding malic enzyme-like NAD(P)-binding protein, which translates to MQDDLTKRALDYHMKDGVPGKVSVVPSKPCQTADELGLAYTPGVAKPVLAIAENPEDAYKYTSKGNLVAVISNGTAILGLGDRGALASKPVMEGKGVLFKRFADIDVFDIELDTKDPDKIIDMVKTMSPTFGGVNLEDIKGPECFRIEQELIKSCNIPIFHDDQHGTAIIATAGLMNSCEIVGKKLEDIKIVVNGAGAAGISCGKMFIAAGVKRENILMCDSKGVIYKGRAAGMTPEKEEFATDLPARTLAEALVDADVLMGLSVADCVTPQMLLSMAKDPVVFAMSNPNPEIAYELAMETRDDLIMATGRSDYPNQINNVLGFPFIFRGALDVRSVVISEGMKMAAAKALAALAKEPVPASVEKAYGGQKFSFGRNYIVPKPFDPRVIEWEAVAVAKAACEEGLAEKPITDWEGYRKSLVKRMEKYWN; encoded by the coding sequence ATGCAAGATGATTTGACCAAGCGTGCACTCGATTACCATATGAAAGACGGAGTTCCTGGAAAGGTATCCGTAGTTCCCTCCAAGCCCTGTCAGACTGCAGATGAACTGGGTCTGGCATACACCCCTGGAGTTGCCAAGCCGGTACTGGCCATTGCAGAGAACCCGGAGGATGCCTACAAGTACACCTCAAAGGGTAACCTGGTGGCAGTTATTTCCAACGGAACCGCCATTCTCGGTCTTGGTGACCGCGGAGCATTGGCGAGCAAGCCTGTTATGGAAGGTAAGGGAGTACTGTTCAAGAGATTTGCGGATATCGACGTCTTTGACATCGAGCTCGACACCAAGGATCCAGATAAGATCATCGATATGGTGAAGACCATGAGTCCTACCTTCGGTGGTGTAAATCTTGAGGATATCAAGGGACCTGAATGTTTCCGTATTGAGCAGGAGTTGATCAAGAGCTGCAATATTCCCATCTTCCATGATGACCAACATGGAACAGCAATTATTGCAACCGCTGGTTTGATGAACAGCTGTGAGATCGTCGGCAAGAAATTGGAAGACATCAAGATTGTGGTCAATGGTGCAGGTGCGGCTGGTATCTCTTGTGGAAAGATGTTTATTGCCGCTGGAGTGAAGCGAGAGAATATTCTCATGTGTGACAGCAAGGGCGTCATCTACAAGGGAAGAGCTGCAGGTATGACTCCTGAGAAGGAAGAATTTGCAACCGATCTGCCTGCAAGAACCCTTGCTGAGGCATTGGTGGATGCAGATGTACTTATGGGACTTTCTGTTGCCGATTGTGTAACCCCCCAGATGTTGCTTTCCATGGCAAAGGATCCTGTAGTTTTCGCAATGAGCAATCCAAATCCTGAAATTGCCTACGAGCTGGCGATGGAGACCAGGGATGACCTGATCATGGCAACCGGCAGGAGTGACTACCCCAACCAGATCAACAACGTGCTTGGCTTCCCCTTCATCTTCCGTGGTGCTTTGGATGTCCGTTCAGTGGTTATCAGCGAAGGGATGAAAATGGCAGCGGCCAAGGCCTTGGCTGCTCTGGCAAAGGAACCTGTTCCTGCCTCGGTAGAGAAGGCCTATGGTGGCCAGAAGTTCAGCTTCGGTCGTAACTACATTGTTCCCAAGCCGTTTGACCCTCGTGTCATTGAATGGGAGGCTGTTGCTGTTGCTAAGGCTGCCTGTGAGGAAGGATTGGCTGAGAAACCCATCACTGACTGGGAAGGCTATAGAAAGAGCCTGGTTAAGCGGATGGAGAAGTACTGGAACTAA